One genomic segment of Pongo pygmaeus isolate AG05252 chromosome 19, NHGRI_mPonPyg2-v2.0_pri, whole genome shotgun sequence includes these proteins:
- the DYNLL2 gene encoding dynein light chain 2, cytoplasmic, which translates to MSDRKAVIKNADMSEDMQQDAVDCATQAMEKYNIEKDIAAYIKKEFDKKYNPTWHCIVGRNFGSYVTHETKHFIYFYLGQVAILLFKSG; encoded by the exons ATGTCTGACCGGAAGGCAGTGATCAAGAACGCAGACATGTCTGAGGACATGCAACAGGATGCCGTTGACTGCGCCACGCAGGCCATGGAGAAGTACAATATAGAGAAGGACATTGCTGCCTATATCAAGAAG gaATTTGACAAGAAATATAACCCTACCTGGCATTGTATCGTGGGCCGAAATTTTGGCAGCTACGTCACACACGAGACAAAGCACTTCATCTATTTTTACTTGGGTCAAGTTGCAATCCTCCTCTTCAAGTCAGGCTAG